The Sesamum indicum cultivar Zhongzhi No. 13 linkage group LG2, S_indicum_v1.0, whole genome shotgun sequence genome contains a region encoding:
- the LOC105179508 gene encoding SKP1-interacting partner 15: protein MDSSPFNSLPQDTLHQIFCHLPLRQIAAAKCVCKALYSTLSSPSFRHLLRTQSEPLSLLALKPSHRHVSPHPNLHAFDPASNQWLKFSLSFLPFSALHPITSSHGLLYLWASSQNPRNATPQNSQKALVVCNPLTGQFKTLPQLGSAWSRHGSVLAGSLSVVLVLTELANFSPNVLNNWLKFSSNLPSKPRSPVLISDFILTLCDVGSPWRSQWAMFKTKIVHMEKTMQWVRVEKREWGDIFDILKRPRLVKAGNDQKVYMVGGLKSSYALQSACTTILILRLDLESLEWEEAGRMPVEMYRCFVESSKFKVFGGGNRVCFSAKRIGRLALWEEYRNGKSNWRWVEGAPGSGDGLCRGFVFEARLDAIP, encoded by the coding sequence ATGGACTCCTCTCCATTCAACAGCCTACCCCAAGACACCCTCCACCAGATCTTCTGCCATCTGCCCCTCCGCCAAATCGCCGCCGCCAAGTGCGTCTGCAAGGCGCTTTATTCCACCCTCTCCTCCCCCTCCTTCCGGCACCTCCTCCGCACCCAATCAGAGCCCCTCTCCCTCCTTGCCCTCAAGCCGTCCCACCGCCACGTGTCCCCCCATCCCAATCTCCACGCCTTTGATCCTGCATCAAATCAATGGCTGAAATTCTCCCTCTCTTTCCTCCCCTTCTCCGCCCTCCACCCCATCACCTCGTCCCATGGCCTTCTCTACCTCTGGGCTTCATCGCAGAATCCGAGGAACGCCACTCCCCAAAATTCCCAAAAAGCCCTCGTTGTATGTAATCCTTTGACCGGGCAGTTTAAAACCCTCCCCCAGCTCGGCTCAGCTTGGTCGCGCCACGGTTCCGTCCTAGCCGGCTCGCTTAGCGTTGTCCTCGTCCTCACAGAGCTCGCCAACTTTAGTCCCAATGTTTTGAATAATTGGCTCAAGTTTTCATCCAATCTGCCATCGAAACCCCGGAGCCCTGTTTTAATTTCGGATTTTATACTCACATTGTGCGATGTGGGTTCGCCCTGGAGATCACAATGGGCAATGTTCAAGACGAAAATTGTGCATATGGAGAAGACAATGCAGTGGGTTAGGGTGGAAAAGCGCGAGTGGGGAGATATTTTCGACATTTTGAAGCGGCCAAGATTGGTGAAGGCCGGGAACGATCAGAAGGTATACATGGTTGGTGGGTTGAAGAGCTCGTATGCTTTGCAGAGCGCGTGCACCACGATCTTGATATTAAGGTTGGACTTGGAGAGCTTGGAATGGGAGGAGGCAGGAAGAATGCCAGTGGAAATGTATAGGTGTTTTGTGGAGAGTAGTAAGTTTAAGGTGTTTGGTGGGGGGAATAGGGTATGCTTTTCAGCAAAAAGGATTGGGAGGTTAGCATTGTGGGAAGAATATAGGAATGGAAAATCAAACTGGAGATGGGTGGAAGGCGCACCGGGGAGCGGAGACGGGCTTTGTCGTGGATTTGTATTTGAGGCAAGACTTGATGCCATTCCGTAG
- the LOC105179517 gene encoding serine decarboxylase-like: MVGSGVEVNATMSSNGSLAIGKSMERLRVANGESFDPMAVVTEPVPPVADSNGHDAEKGREIVLGKNVHTTCLEVTEPDADDESTGDKEAYMASVLARYRKTLVERTKYHLGYPYNLDFDYGALAQLQHFSINNLGDPFIESNYGVHSRQFEVGVLDWFARLWEIEKNDYWGYITNCGTEGNLHGILVGREVFPDGILYASKESHYSVFKAARMYRMECVKVATLVTGEIDCTDFKRKLLPNKDKPAIINVNIGTTVKGAVDDLDLVIQTLEECGYSHDRFYIHCDGALFGLMMPFVKKAPKVSFKKPIGSVSVSGHKFVGCPMPCGVQLTRLQHINALSSNVEYLASRDATIMGSRNGHAPIFLWYTLNRKGYKGFQKEVQKCLRNAHYLKDRLREAGISAMLNELSSTVVFERPRDEEFVRRWQLACEGNMAHVVVMPSVTVEKLDFFLNEIIQGRSIWYKDGNVHPPCLAADIGSNNCSCALHK, from the exons ATGGTGGGGAGCGGCGTTGAGGTTAACGCGACGATGTCGTCAAACGGATCTTTGGCTATTGGAAAGTCTATGGAGCGGTTGAGGGTGGCAAATGGGGAATCTTTTGACCCGATGGCCGTGGTGACGGAGCCGGTGCCGCCGGTCGCGGACTCGAATGGACATGATGCGGAGAAGGGGAGAGAGATAGTTCTAGGCAAGAACGTGCACACCACCTGCCTGGAGGTGACGGAGCCTGACGCCGACGACGAGTCTACTGGGGATAAGGAGGCGTACATGGCCAGTGTTTTAGCGAGATACCGGAAAACCCTTGTGGAACGGACCAAGTACCATTTAG GGTATCCGTACAATCTCGATTTTGATTATGGTGCACTTGCTCAGTTGCAGCATTTCTCTATCAACAACCTCGGTGATCCATTCATTGAAAGCAACTATGGCGTGCACTCAAGACAATTTGAAGTCGGTGTTCTGGACTGGTTTGCCCGCCTGTGGGAGATTGAGAAGAATGATTACTGGGGATACATCACAAACTGTGGAACTGAGGGTAATCTTCATGGGATTCTTGTCGG GAGAGAAGTGTTTCCTGATGGAATTTTATATGCATCAAAGGAGTCCCATTATTCCGTGTTCAAAGCAGCAAGAATGTACAGAATGGAGTGTGTAAAAGTTGCAACTCTGGTCACTGGAGAGATTGACTGCacagattttaaaagaaagcTGCTTCCTAACAAAGATAAACCGGCAATCATCAATGTCAACATAG GAACAACTGTTAAAGGAGCTGTTGATGATCTTGACCTTGTTATACAGACCCTTGAAGAATGTGGATATTCACATGATAGATTCTATATCCACTGTGATGGTGCACTCTTTGGGCTCATGATGCCATTCGTTAAAAAG GCACCAAAAGTTTCATTCAAGAAGCCTATTGGAAGTGTCAGTGTCTCCGGCCACAAGTTTGTGGGATGCCCAATGCCTTGTGGTGTTCAATTAACAAGGCTACAGCACATAAATGCTCTTTCCAGTAATGTAGAATATCTTGCCTCCAGAGATGCAACAATCATGGGAAGCCGGAATGGCCACGCCCCAATCTTCCTATGGTACACTTTGAACAGAAAAGGGTACAAGGGATTCCAAAAAGAAGTCCAAAAGTGCCTGAGAAATGCTCACTACTTGAAAGACCGACTTAGGGAAGCAGGGATCAGCGCCATGCTCAATGAATTGAGCAGTACGGTGGTATTTGAGCGACCTCGAGATGAAGAGTTTGTGCGCCGTTGGCAACTAGCTTGCGAGGGAAATATGGCACATGTTGTTGTAATGCCAAGTGTCACCGTTGAGAAGCTGGATTTCTTCCTGAATGAAATAATTCAAGGGCGATCAATCTGGTATAAAGATGGGAATGTTCACCCCCCTTGTCTTGCAGCAGATATTGGAAGTAACAACTGTTCTTGTGCTCTTCACAAGTAA
- the LOC105155430 gene encoding abscisic acid 8'-hydroxylase 3-like, translated as MLTLVALFLVFIFSALLLQKWSAPTKMDRIPGSMGWPFVGESFSFLSDFSSPAGIFSFMQKRQQRYGKVFKSYVLGRFTVFMTGREASKILLTGKDGLVSLNLFYTGKQVLGPTSLLQQTGEAHKRLRRLIGEPLSVDGLKKYFPFINKLAVETLDHWCGQKVLVLEEASTFTLKVIGHMIMSLEPTGEEQEKFRANFKIISSCFASLPFKIPGTAFYRGIKARDRMYAMLDSTIAQRRKGESFQQDFLESLLKKHSKDSSEQDDDNKLTDKQLKDNILTLLVAGHDTTTAALTWLIKFLEENPAALERLREEHQKIRSSREDGTNLTWAEVNNMPYTAKVISETLRKATILPWFSRKAAQDFDIDGYEIQKGWSVNLDVVSIHHDPEIFPNPEKFDPSRFDEPLKPFSFLGFGSGPRMCPGINLAKLEISIFIHHLVCRYRWRPLEKDDSVQPTLVRMPKNKYPIVVESL; from the exons ATGTTAACTTTAGTGGCACTCTTCttggttttcattttctcaGCATTGTTGCTGCAAAAATGGAGTGCTCCCACAAAAATGGACAGGATTCCAGGAAGTATGGGATGGCCTTTTGTAGGGGAGAGTTTCTCTTTTCTGTCTGATTTTTCGAGCCCAGCTGGTATATTCAGCTTCATGCAAAAGAGACAGCAGAG GTATGGGAAGGTGTTTAAAAGTTATGTATTGGGGAGATTTACTGTTTTCATGACTGGGAGAGAAGCAAGCAAGATTTTGCTAACAGGCAAAGATGGGCTAGTGAGCCTAAACCTCTTCTATACAGGGAAGCAGGTTCTTGGTCCGACGAGCTTGCTTCAACAGACTGGAGAAGCACACAAGAGACTCCGACGACTGATTGGAGAGCCTCTCTCAGTCGATGGCCTGAAAAAGTATTTCCCTTTCATCAATAAATTGGCTGTGGAGACGTTGGATCACTGGTGTGGGCAAAAAGTTCTGGTTCTTGAAGAGGCTTCCACG TTCACACTGAAGGTGATAGGCCACATGATAATGAGCTTGGAGCCGACTGGTGAGGAACAAGAAAAGTTCAGAGCCAATTTCAAGATCATTTCTTCCTGTTTTGCCTCTTTGCCATTTAAAATCCCAGGAACTGCTTTCTATCGCGGCATCAAG GCTCGTGATAGGATGTATGCCATGTTAGACTCTACCATTGCCCAAAGGAGAAAGGGAGAAAGCTTCCAACAGGATTTCCTCGAATCCCTGTTAAAGAAGCACAGCAAAGACAGCTCAGAGCAGGACGATGACAATAAGCTTACAGATAAACAATTGAAGGACAACATATTAACCTTGCTGGTTGCTGGTCATGATACCACTACAGCTGCTTTGACATGGCTAATCAaatttcttgaagaaaatcCTGCTGCATTAGAACGTCTAAGA GAAGAACATCAGAAAATCCGAAGTAGCAGAGAAGATGGGACAAACCTTACCTGGGCAGAAGTGAACAATATGCCATACACTGCAAAA GTCATCAGTGAAACTCTTAGGAAAGCAACAATCTTACCCTGGTTTTCAAGAAAAGCTGCCCAGGACTTTGATATTGATG GTTATGAAATTCAAAAAGGCTGGTCTGTAAACTTGGATGTTGTGTCTATCCACCACGACCCCGAGATTTTTCCTAATCCAGAGAAGTTTGATCCTTCCAGATTCGAT gAGCCTTTAAAACCATTTAGCTTTCTTGGTTTTGGAAGTGGACCTCGGATGTGTCCTGGAATCAACCTGGCCAAATTggaaatttctattttcatccACCATTTGGTCTGCAGATACAG GTGGAGGCCCCTAGAGAAAGATGATTCGGTCCAGCCAACACTTGTGCGAATGCCGAAGAACAAGTACCCTATTGTGGTAGAGTCCCTATAA
- the LOC105179533 gene encoding transcription factor VIP1, which translates to MMDPKFGGKPVYGSPYAPGRTDLDQMPDTPTRGAHHRRAHSDTFFRFPDLDDILLDDVVADFNLDLPQTPPSLFPTGPPPQFSKTNETKPMAHLRSLSVDADFFEGLGLDGPSPVGGAAEVGSGSRHRHSNSMDGCSSATSSEVDSNAKKTMAADKLAELALIDPKRAKRILANRQSAARSKERKTRYTSELERKVQTLQTEATTLSAQITLLQRDTTGLTVENKELKLKLQAMEQQAHLRDALNEALRDELQWLKIAASQGPGVNGNNRGSTSQLSSQPPIPYFGNHHPQQQQQQRPLHTPHTSSNNPRLGGQSQASFQDFNQRV; encoded by the exons ATGATGGACCCCAAGTTCGGCGGGAAGCCCGTATACGGGAGCCCCTATGCACCGGGTCGAACGGACTTGGACCAGATGCCCGATACACCGACTCGCGGGGCCCACCACCGCCGGGCGCACTCTGACACCTTCTTCCGTTTCCCTGACCTCGACGACATTCTCCTCGATGATGTTGTAGCTGACTTCAACCTCGACCTCCCCCAAACCCCTCCTTCCCTCTTCCCCACTGGGCCGCCGCCCCAGTTCAGCAAGACCAACGAGACCAAGCCCATGGCTCATTTAAGGAGCTTGTCGGTGGATGCAGACTTCTTTGAAGGGCTTGGATTGGACGGCCCGTCGCCGGTGGGGGGGGCGGCGGAAGTGGGTTCTGGGTCTAGACACAGACATAGCAATTCGATGGATGGGTGTTCCAGTGCAACGTCGTCTGAGGTGGACTCTAATGCGAAGAAGACTATGGCTGCTGATAAACTAGCGGAGCTTGCTTTGATTGACCCCAAGAGAGCCAAGAG GATACTTGCAAATAGACAATCTGCTGCACGAtccaaagagagaaaaacgCGATACACAAGTGAGCTGGAGAGGAAAGTACAAACTCTTCAGACTGAAGCAACCACCCTCTCGGCTCAGATCACATTGTTGCAA AGAGACACTACCGGCTTAACAGTTGAGAATAAGGAACTTAAACTGAAGTTACAAGCGATGGAACAGCAAGCACACCTTAGAGATG CTCTGAATGAAGCATTGAGGGATGAACTGCAGTGGCTCAAGATTGCAGCCAGCCAAGGTCCTGGTGTCAACGGAAACAACAGAGGATCAACTTCTCAACTTTCCTCCCAGCCTCCAATCCCTTACTTTGGTAACCACCACCcgcaacagcagcagcaacagagACCACTTCACACGCCTCATACCAGCTCCAATAATCCTAGACTCGGTGGGCAGTCCCAAGCCAGCTTCCAGGATTTTAATCAGAGGGTTTGA
- the LOC105179543 gene encoding vacuolar iron transporter homolog 2-like, which yields MASNQTQNPDSKFPLAVEAPAPQTTLDLEDSQEFDYSKRSQWLRAAVLGANDGLVSTASLMMGVGAVKQDIKAMILTGFAGLVAGACSMAIGEFVSVYSQLDIELAQIKRDKKRAAAGVAEESAEDRESLPNPVQAAAASALAFSVGAMVPLLAASFIREYRVRIAAVVAAVSVALVVFGWLGAALGRAPVVRSSARVLVGGWLAMAVTFGLTKLIGSRGL from the exons ATGGCTTCCAACCAAACGCAAAACCCTGATTCCAAATTCCCTCTCGCTGTCGAGGCGCCCGCTCCTCAAACCACCTTAGACCTCGAAGACAGCCAAGAATTCGACTACTCGAAACGTTCCCAGTGGCTGCGAGCAGCGGTGCTAGGCGCTAACGACGGGCTTGTCTCGACTGCATCTCTGATGATGGGCGTTGGTGCTGTGAAACAAGACATCAAGGCCATGATCCTGACAGGTTTCGCTGGCCTGGTCGCCGGGGCTTGTTCCATGGCCATTGGAGAATTCGTGTCGGTTTATTCACAGCTTGACATAGAATTGGCCCAAATTAAGAGGGACAAGAAAAGGGCAGCGGCAGGTGTTGCGGAGGAGAGCGCTGAAGATCGGGAGAGCTTGCCCAATCCTGTCCAGGCAGCTGCAGCATCTGCGCTGGCTTTCTCAGTGGGTGCTATGGTCCCGCTGCTGGCTGCTTCTTTCATAAGGGAGTACAGGGTGAGGATTGCAGCGGTAGTAGCGGCAG TCAGTGTTGCTCTGGTGGTGTTTGGATGGTTAGGGGCGGCGTTGGGGCGTGCGCCGGTGGTGCGGTCATCTGCCAGGGTTCTGGTTGGAGGGTGGCTGGCCATGGCCGTCACGTTTGGTTTGACAAAGCTGATTGGATCCAGAGGCCTGTAG